In Drosophila simulans strain w501 chromosome 3R, Prin_Dsim_3.1, whole genome shotgun sequence, a single window of DNA contains:
- the LOC6728278 gene encoding protein MEMO1 codes for MSVRRATHAGSWYTDSGAELSGQLDRWLGAADLSHGPARAIIAPHAGYTYCGACAAFAYRQVSPVVVKRIFILGPSHHVRLRVCALSAAKKYKTPLYDLKIDSQINAELEKTGEFTWMSMKTDEDEHSIEMHLPYIAKVMEDYKDQFTIVPILVGSLNPEQEAQYGSLLAPYLMDPTNLFVISSDFCHWGHRFSYTYYDSTCGAIHKSIEKLDKQGMDIIESLSPHSFTEYLRKYNNTICGRHPIGVMLGAVKALQDQGYDKMSFKFLKYAQSSQCQDIDDSSVSYASGSLVFEM; via the exons ATGTCGGTCAGAAGAGCAACCCATGCAGGCAGCTGGTACACGGACTCGG GCGCCGAGCTCTCCGGGCAGTTGGATCGTTGGCTGGGTGCCGCCGATTTGTCCCATGGACCGGCTCGTGCCATCATTGCTCC ACATGCTGGATATACGTACTGTGGAGCCTGCGCTGCCTTCGCCTATCGCCAAGTTAGCCCAGTTGTCGT CAAGCGAATCTTCATACTGGGTCCCTCGCATCATGTGCGTCTGCGTGTCTGCGCCTTATCCGCGGCGAAGAAGTACAAGACGCCCCTCTATGATCTCAAAATCGATTCTCAGA TCAACGCTGAGCTTGAGAAGACTGGAGAGTTTACTTGGATGAGCATGAAGACTGACGAGGATGAACACTCCATCGAGATGCATTTGCCCTACATTGCCAAAGTGATGGAGGA CTACAAGGATCAGTTCACCATTGTGCCTATTCTGGTGGGTTCGCTCAATCCCGAACAGGAGGCGCAGTACGGCAGCCTGCTGGCCCCGTATCTGATGGACCCCACCAATCTGTTTGTGATATCTTCCGACTTCTGCCACTGGGGCCATCGCTTCAGCTACACCTACTATGACAGCACCTGCGGAGCGATTCACAAGTCCATCGAGAAGCTGGACAAGCAGGGCATGGACATCATCGAGTCGCTCAGTCCGCACTCCTTCACCGAGTACTTGCGCAAGTACAATAATACGATATGCGGACGCCATCCCATCGGAGTGATGCTGGGCGCTGTGAAGGCGCTGCAGGATCAGGGCTACGACAAGATGAGTTTCAAGTTCCTCAAGTATGCCCAGAGCAGCCAGTGTCAGGACATTGATGACTCCAGCGTCAGCTACGCCTCCGGATCCCTCGTCTTCGAGATGTGA
- the LOC6728279 gene encoding uncharacterized protein LOC6728279 isoform X2, protein METDKEKRSDELMNRIRNELTAILSQEAADDSDKEASQELLLSPNPLPIFGPIRKTRTAKSRKSKKNNSKTSSSSAGSTKSSSSGTRSSEDRNSVPS, encoded by the exons ATGGAAACTGATAAGGAAAAACGAAGCGATGAGCTCATGAATCGCATTCGGAACGAGCTTACCGCTATATTATCTCAAGA GGCTGCGGACGATTCCGATAAGGAGGCGTCACAGGAACTGCTCCTGAGTCCCAATCCGCTGCCCATTTTCGGGCCCATAAGGAAAACCAGGACAGCAAAATCAAGGAAGTCCAAGAAGAACAATAGTAAGACCTCCTCCTCGTCCGCTGGCAGTACAAAGAGTTCGTCGTCGGGCACCAGATCATCTGAAGATC
- the LOC6728279 gene encoding uncharacterized protein LOC6728279 isoform X1: protein METDKEKRSDELMNRIRNELTAILSQEAADDSDKEASQELLLSPNPLPIFGPIRKTRTAKSRKSKKNNSKTSSSSAGSTKSSSSGTRSSEDRLTGGGAEEKASDPVSTSSSFSIRSGYDAPPMDASARADFLESHAAKSIDDDVRKMQLELKQSYELFQGIGEKLESVSFTGLKDRIRDLHLNESNNELGKATTAELQMMFDQRFLQNRLDKLSTDATQGFRRHPGEFGDIPELSTFFQACTQLERGLDELRQQRRRNSELEKRLCWATEIAYDRMDEIRNAVGSDPEKNF from the exons ATGGAAACTGATAAGGAAAAACGAAGCGATGAGCTCATGAATCGCATTCGGAACGAGCTTACCGCTATATTATCTCAAGA GGCTGCGGACGATTCCGATAAGGAGGCGTCACAGGAACTGCTCCTGAGTCCCAATCCGCTGCCCATTTTCGGGCCCATAAGGAAAACCAGGACAGCAAAATCAAGGAAGTCCAAGAAGAACAATAGTAAGACCTCCTCCTCGTCCGCTGGCAGTACAAAGAGTTCGTCGTCGGGCACCAGATCATCTGAAGATCGTTTAACTGGAGGTGGAGCCGAGGAAAAAGCTTCGGATCCGGTCTCCACATCCTCGAGCTTTTCGATAAGATCAGGATATGACGCACCGCCCATGGATGCCAGTGCCCGTGCCGATTTCCTGGAATCGCACGCGGCCAAAAGCATCGACGACGATGTCCGGAAGATGCAGCTGGAGCTAAAGCAAAGCTACGAGCTCTTCCAGGGCATTGGCGAGAAATTGGAGTCGGTTAGCTTCACGGGCTTGAAGGACCGCATAAGGGACCTGCACTTGAACGAATCCAACAACGAGTTGGGCAAAGCGACGACTGCAGAGCTGCAGATGATGTTCGACCAGCGTTTCCTGCAGAATCGCCTGGACAAGCTATCCACGGACGCCACGCAGGGATTCCGTCGTCATCCCGGCGAATTCGGCGACATACCCGAGCTGAGCACCTTCTTCCAGGCATGCACTCAGCTGGAACGCGGACTGGATGAACTGCGTCAGCAGCGGCGGCGCAACAGCGAGCTGGAGAAGCGTCTGTGCTGGGCCACCGAAATCGCATACGATCGCATGGACGAGATTCGGAACGCGGTTGGCTCGGATCCGGAAAAGAACTTCTGA